From Proteiniborus sp. MB09-C3, the proteins below share one genomic window:
- a CDS encoding LytTR family DNA-binding domain-containing protein: protein MYRCLIVDDEMPARQELIYILRGIEGIDVVGEASHGMEALERIEELKPDIVFLDIQMPQMSGIEVARRLSYKDENVPIIIFVTAYDQFALEAFEVNAIDYLLKPIREDRLEKSLKKIISTEKEKPRKDKLEKLIEYVELNTKKALQRISLYHQGRLIPIETKDIIYITTEGRNTIIQSNKGKFETNHTLNELMEGLDSTTFFRSHKSYIVNLNYIESIEPWFNSTYNINLKGNGTVIPVSRNYSKEFKKIMNIE, encoded by the coding sequence ATGTATAGATGCTTAATAGTAGATGATGAAATGCCAGCAAGACAGGAATTGATATATATTCTAAGAGGCATTGAAGGTATAGATGTTGTAGGGGAGGCATCCCACGGTATGGAAGCCTTGGAACGAATTGAGGAACTAAAACCTGATATTGTTTTTCTAGACATTCAAATGCCACAGATGAGCGGAATAGAAGTAGCTAGGCGATTGTCATACAAGGATGAAAATGTTCCAATTATAATATTTGTTACAGCCTATGACCAATTTGCTTTAGAAGCCTTTGAAGTAAATGCCATAGACTATTTATTGAAGCCCATAAGAGAAGATAGATTAGAAAAAAGCTTGAAGAAAATCATATCTACTGAAAAAGAAAAACCTAGGAAGGATAAATTAGAGAAACTAATAGAGTATGTTGAGTTAAACACTAAAAAAGCTCTCCAACGTATATCTTTATACCATCAAGGCAGGCTTATACCAATAGAGACTAAGGATATAATCTATATAACTACTGAAGGTAGAAATACTATAATCCAAAGCAATAAGGGTAAATTTGAAACAAACCATACACTGAATGAATTAATGGAAGGTTTAGATTCAACAACATTTTTTAGGAGTCATAAATCATATATAGTGAATCTAAACTATATTGAATCCATAGAGCCTTGGTTTAATTCTACCTACAATATTAATTTAAAGGGTAATGGTACTGTAATTCCAGTAAGTAGAAATTATTCTAAAGAGTTTAAAAAAATAATGAATATAGAATGA
- the guaB gene encoding IMP dehydrogenase, translated as MEKFVGEGLTFDDVLLVPAQSEVLPKDVQTSTNLTKKIRLNMPIMSAGMDTVTDSKMAIAIAREGGIGIIHKNMSIESQALEVDRVKRSEHGVITDPFYLSPNHILSDALELMARYRISGVPIVDDDMKLVGIITNRDIRFETDSSKKIYDVMTKENLIVAEPDITLDEAQEKLKSHKIEKLPLVDNNNVLVGLITIKDIEKKIAFPNSATDSTGRLLAGAAVGVTADVMDRVKALVKAKVDVIVVDTAHGHSKGVMETVARIKNEYPDLQIIAGNVATAEATEALIKAGADAVKVGIGPGSICTTRVVAGVGVPQVTAILNCAQAAKKYGIPIIGDGGIKYSGDIVKAIAAGADVVMIGSMFAGTEESPGEMELYEGRRFKVYRGMGSLGAMAAGSKDRYFQENNKKLVPEGIEGRVPYRGPISDVTYQLIGGLRAGMGYCGTATIEDLKERGQFIRITNAGLLESHPHDVKITKEAPNYSKSF; from the coding sequence ATGGAAAAATTTGTCGGAGAAGGTTTAACATTTGATGATGTACTATTAGTACCAGCACAATCGGAAGTACTTCCTAAGGATGTACAAACAAGTACAAATCTTACTAAAAAAATTAGATTAAATATGCCTATTATGAGTGCAGGAATGGATACGGTAACTGACTCAAAGATGGCTATAGCAATTGCCAGAGAAGGCGGTATAGGAATTATTCATAAGAATATGTCCATAGAAAGTCAGGCTTTAGAAGTTGACAGAGTGAAGAGATCAGAGCATGGTGTTATAACGGATCCCTTTTATTTATCGCCAAATCACATCTTATCAGATGCATTAGAACTTATGGCGAGATACAGAATATCTGGAGTACCAATTGTAGATGATGACATGAAGTTAGTAGGAATAATCACAAATAGAGATATAAGATTTGAAACAGATTCTTCAAAAAAAATATATGATGTAATGACAAAGGAAAATTTAATTGTAGCAGAGCCAGACATAACCTTAGATGAAGCACAGGAAAAATTGAAGTCACATAAAATAGAAAAGCTTCCTTTAGTAGATAATAATAATGTTCTAGTAGGACTTATTACTATAAAAGATATTGAAAAGAAAATAGCATTTCCTAATTCTGCAACAGATAGCACGGGAAGGCTTTTAGCAGGAGCAGCAGTAGGAGTTACAGCAGATGTAATGGATAGAGTAAAAGCATTAGTAAAGGCTAAGGTTGACGTAATAGTTGTAGACACTGCTCATGGACATTCAAAAGGAGTTATGGAAACAGTTGCTAGGATAAAGAATGAGTATCCAGATTTGCAGATAATTGCAGGAAATGTAGCTACAGCAGAAGCAACAGAGGCTCTTATAAAAGCGGGAGCAGATGCAGTAAAAGTAGGAATAGGTCCTGGTTCCATATGTACCACAAGGGTAGTAGCAGGAGTTGGCGTACCACAGGTTACTGCAATATTAAATTGCGCACAGGCTGCGAAAAAATATGGTATACCTATAATCGGAGATGGTGGTATAAAATATTCAGGAGATATTGTAAAAGCAATAGCAGCAGGTGCGGATGTAGTTATGATTGGTTCCATGTTTGCAGGTACAGAAGAAAGCCCTGGAGAAATGGAATTGTACGAGGGCAGAAGATTTAAAGTATATAGAGGTATGGGCTCACTTGGGGCTATGGCTGCAGGCAGCAAGGATAGATATTTCCAAGAGAACAACAAGAAACTAGTACCAGAAGGAATTGAGGGAAGAGTACCATATAGAGGACCTATCAGCGATGTAACTTATCAGTTAATAGGTGGATTGAGGGCTGGCATGGGATATTGCGGCACCGCAACTATAGAAGATTTAAAAGAAAGAGGACAATTTATCAGAATAACCAATGCTGGATTATTAGAAAGCCATCCACATGATGTTAAAATTACTAAGGAAGCTCCAAACTACAGTAAAAGTTTTTAA
- a CDS encoding carbon starvation protein A, whose translation MLQFIIGIIILAVGYFIYGKVVDNHFEIDDSRETPAIRLEDGIDFVPMSWFRIFLIQLLNIAGLGPIFGAIQGALFGPMAFVWIALGSVFAGGVHDYFSGMLSLRHDGQSISEIVGIYLGEGIRKIMRVFSVVLLVLVGTVFMQGPAGLLANIKLFGLDNVNIWLAIIFAYYFIATILPVDKLIGKIYPIFGISLLIMAGGIGTMILVKGYELPTFTVSSLHPDGLPIWAILFTTIACGAISGFHATQSPMMARCMPKESYGRRIFYGSMIAEGVIAMIWAAAAMVFFNGVPGLADALNNGGGAAGVVNTISNTLLGPVGGLLAMLGVVAAPITSGDTAFRSARLTIADAMKYEQGPIKKRLVLAVPLFIIALGLTRIDFNIIWRYFAWSNQTLAMIVLWAASAYLVKVNKSHWMASIPATFMTAVSATYLLQAPEGFKLSTTIAYPVGIVIALGTAVLFLFKAKSNKTFKKSLTLTR comes from the coding sequence ATGTTACAATTTATTATTGGAATTATTATACTTGCAGTAGGCTATTTTATTTACGGGAAAGTAGTTGATAATCATTTTGAAATTGATGACAGTAGAGAAACACCTGCTATAAGATTAGAGGACGGTATAGATTTTGTCCCTATGAGCTGGTTTAGGATTTTCCTAATTCAATTACTTAATATTGCAGGATTAGGACCTATATTTGGAGCTATCCAAGGAGCTTTATTTGGACCAATGGCATTTGTATGGATTGCTTTAGGATCTGTTTTCGCAGGAGGGGTTCATGATTATTTTTCAGGTATGCTTTCTCTTAGACATGATGGACAAAGTATATCTGAAATAGTGGGGATTTACTTAGGAGAAGGTATTAGAAAAATAATGAGGGTATTCTCAGTTGTGCTATTAGTTTTAGTAGGTACTGTATTTATGCAAGGACCAGCGGGATTGTTAGCTAATATTAAATTATTCGGATTAGACAACGTGAATATATGGTTAGCAATAATATTTGCTTATTATTTTATAGCTACAATATTACCAGTTGATAAATTAATCGGCAAGATATATCCGATATTCGGTATATCATTACTTATAATGGCTGGTGGAATAGGTACTATGATATTAGTAAAAGGTTATGAATTACCAACCTTCACAGTATCTAGTCTACACCCTGATGGATTACCAATATGGGCTATTCTTTTTACTACAATTGCATGTGGTGCAATTAGTGGATTTCATGCGACTCAATCACCTATGATGGCTAGATGTATGCCAAAAGAAAGCTATGGTAGAAGAATATTCTATGGTTCAATGATAGCAGAAGGAGTAATAGCTATGATCTGGGCAGCTGCAGCCATGGTGTTCTTTAATGGAGTTCCAGGATTAGCAGATGCTTTAAATAATGGCGGTGGGGCTGCAGGAGTAGTAAACACTATTTCTAATACTTTATTGGGACCTGTAGGCGGTTTATTAGCTATGCTAGGAGTCGTAGCAGCGCCTATTACATCAGGAGATACTGCTTTTAGATCTGCAAGACTTACCATAGCAGATGCTATGAAATATGAGCAAGGACCAATAAAGAAAAGATTGGTATTAGCCGTACCTTTATTCATTATTGCTTTAGGCCTAACTAGAATTGACTTCAACATTATATGGAGATACTTTGCATGGTCAAATCAAACATTGGCAATGATAGTTTTATGGGCGGCATCAGCTTATTTAGTTAAAGTCAATAAAAGCCACTGGATGGCTAGTATTCCTGCTACTTTTATGACAGCTGTATCTGCAACTTACTTATTACAAGCTCCAGAAGGATTTAAATTATCAACTACAATAGCATATCCTGTAGGAATAGTCATAGCATTAGGAACAGCTGTATTATTTTTATTTAAAGCAAAATCAAATAAAACATTCAAGAAAAGTTTAACATTGACAAGATAA
- a CDS encoding sensor histidine kinase, translated as MLTILLKNLVDRVGIILVLALFLSKIGLFRKLVSKQNINKKDKIYLSIIFGVFGIVGTYTGIPIQGAIANSRVMGVFVGGLLGGPTVGLLSGIIAGGHRVLIDIGGFTSIACGISTLLEGIMAGVLRKKFEKSRYRIIFALIFGLLAEVMQMVIILTVAKPFSEALELVRVIGIPMILANGIGIAVFIAITDSIFKEIETESVYQAQLALKIADKTLAYFRKGYNESTAKDAAKVIQEMTKIEAVAFTDTEKILAHVGIGEDHHLSGAHLQTNLTREVLQSNRYIVANTKKEIGCHHENCSLKSAIIVPIREVDKVIGTLKLYKGKENSITKVEIELALGLAQIFSTQIELSKVDYQRELLAKSELKALQSQINPHFLFNAINTIVSLTRTQPDDARRLLIHLGDYFRTNLEQEIEDVDLNKEIEHINSYIEIEKARFGDKLEITYDIPKDINCKIPPLILQPLVENAIKHGVIDKIEGGKVEIIARENENATELIVKDNGVGMSKDLLDSLFEEKDNKESIGLKNVNERLKNKYGPKYGIRIESELNVGTIATIEIPKH; from the coding sequence TTGCTGACTATATTGCTCAAAAATCTAGTTGATAGAGTTGGAATCATTTTAGTTTTGGCACTTTTTCTTTCGAAGATTGGATTGTTTAGAAAGTTAGTTTCAAAACAAAATATTAATAAAAAAGATAAAATATATTTATCTATTATATTTGGTGTATTCGGCATAGTGGGAACCTATACTGGAATTCCCATACAAGGAGCAATAGCTAATTCTAGAGTCATGGGTGTTTTTGTAGGAGGATTATTGGGAGGACCTACAGTAGGACTTTTGTCAGGAATAATAGCCGGCGGTCATAGGGTATTAATAGATATAGGAGGATTTACTTCCATTGCTTGCGGTATATCTACTCTTCTTGAAGGAATTATGGCAGGGGTATTAAGAAAAAAATTTGAAAAGAGCAGATATAGAATAATCTTTGCACTTATTTTTGGCCTCTTGGCAGAAGTAATGCAAATGGTCATTATCCTTACAGTTGCTAAGCCATTTAGTGAAGCATTAGAATTAGTGAGGGTTATTGGGATACCAATGATTCTTGCAAATGGCATTGGTATAGCTGTATTTATTGCCATAACTGATAGTATTTTTAAGGAAATAGAAACCGAGTCCGTTTATCAAGCACAATTGGCTCTAAAAATTGCAGATAAGACTCTGGCATACTTTAGAAAAGGCTACAATGAATCTACTGCTAAGGATGCTGCAAAGGTTATTCAAGAAATGACCAAGATTGAGGCAGTAGCATTTACAGATACTGAAAAGATATTGGCTCATGTAGGAATAGGTGAGGATCACCATCTATCGGGTGCTCATTTGCAAACAAATTTAACTCGTGAAGTTTTACAGTCTAATAGATATATTGTTGCGAATACAAAGAAAGAGATAGGTTGCCATCATGAGAATTGTTCATTAAAGTCAGCAATAATTGTTCCGATTCGAGAAGTCGACAAGGTCATTGGAACCTTAAAGCTATATAAGGGTAAAGAAAATTCAATAACGAAGGTAGAAATAGAATTAGCCCTAGGGCTAGCACAAATATTCTCAACACAAATAGAATTAAGTAAGGTAGATTATCAGAGGGAATTATTAGCTAAATCTGAATTAAAAGCTTTACAGTCACAAATCAACCCTCATTTTTTGTTTAATGCAATTAATACCATAGTTTCATTAACAAGAACTCAGCCAGATGATGCACGAAGATTACTCATTCATCTAGGAGATTATTTTAGAACAAATCTTGAACAGGAAATAGAGGATGTGGATTTAAACAAGGAAATAGAGCATATTAACTCCTATATTGAAATTGAAAAAGCAAGATTTGGGGATAAACTGGAAATCACATATGATATACCAAAGGACATAAACTGTAAGATACCACCATTAATACTTCAACCCTTAGTGGAAAACGCAATAAAACATGGAGTCATAGACAAGATTGAAGGCGGAAAAGTTGAAATAATTGCAAGAGAAAATGAAAATGCTACTGAGTTAATAGTTAAGGATAATGGAGTTGGAATGAGTAAGGATTTATTAGATTCATTATTTGAAGAAAAGGATAATAAGGAAAGCATTGGACTAAAAAACGTAAATGAAAGGTTAAAGAATAAATATGGGCCTAAATATGGGATAAGAATTGAGTCAGAACTAAATGTAGGTACAATAGCGACTATTGAAATCCCTAAGCATTAG